The Amycolatopsis sp. DG1A-15b genome window below encodes:
- a CDS encoding response regulator transcription factor — protein sequence MRILVVDDDRAVRESLRRSLEFNGYQVQLASDGAQALEAIIADRPDAMVLDVMMPRLDGLEVARRLRSTGDDLPILVLTARDTVSDRVSGLDAGADDYLPKPFALEELLARLRALLRRAIPEGQNGQASEALAFADLTLDPGTREVRRGGREISLTRTEFALLELFLSYPKHVLTRGRILEEVWGYDFPTSGNALEVYVGYLRRKTEAEGEPRLIHTVRGVGYVLRETPP from the coding sequence ATGCGCATCCTTGTGGTGGACGACGACCGCGCCGTCCGTGAGTCGCTCCGGCGGTCCCTGGAGTTCAACGGCTACCAGGTCCAGCTGGCCAGTGACGGTGCGCAGGCCCTGGAGGCGATCATCGCCGACCGGCCGGACGCGATGGTGCTGGACGTCATGATGCCCCGGCTCGACGGCCTGGAGGTCGCCCGCCGGCTGCGCAGCACCGGCGACGACCTGCCGATCCTGGTGCTCACCGCGCGCGACACCGTCTCCGACCGGGTGTCCGGCCTGGACGCCGGCGCCGACGACTACCTGCCGAAGCCCTTCGCGCTCGAGGAGCTGCTCGCGCGGCTGCGGGCGCTGCTGCGCCGCGCCATCCCGGAGGGCCAGAACGGCCAGGCCTCGGAGGCCCTGGCCTTCGCGGACCTGACCCTCGACCCCGGCACGCGGGAGGTCCGCCGCGGTGGCCGTGAGATCAGCCTGACCCGGACCGAATTCGCCCTGCTGGAACTGTTCCTTTCCTACCCGAAGCACGTCCTCACGCGTGGCCGGATCCTGGAGGAAGTATGGGGTTACGACTTCCCGACGTCGGGCAACGCGCTGGAGGTCTACGTCGGCTACTTGCGCCGCAAGACGGAGGCCGAGGGGGAGCCGAGGCTGATCCACACGGTGCGGGGGGTGGGGTACGTCCTGAGGGAAACCCCGCCGTGA